The nucleotide sequence GTCAGTATTGATGATACTGTTTTAGATAAACCATATAGTCAACATATGGACTTGGTTAGCTATTTTTGGTCAGGCAAACACCACCGATCCGTCAAGGGTATTAATCTCATTACCTTGTATGCGACAGATCGAAATGGTCAAAATATTCCAATTAATTTCCGAATTTATGACAAATCTGAAAGTAAAACCAAGAATGATTACTTTATGGATATGTTAAGTGAAGTACTCAGTTGGGGTGCAAAGATTCAATTTATTACAGGTGATAGTTGGTATTCATCGACTGGAAATCTAAAAACCATAAGAAAATATGGTATTCGATTTATGTTTGGTATCGACTGTAACCGTAAGGTTTCCCCAGAAAAAGGACAATGGTTTCAACTGCGCTTATTGCCAGATTTCCATCAGGGTCAAGTGATCTGGCTCAAAGATTTTGGCTTTGTACAATTATTTAAGACTCAGTTAAAAGAACAGCAGAGGTTTTATATTGTGCATCAAGATGAAGATGATTTATTGTCCTTTGAAGGTTTTCATGAATTACATTCAAGTCATTGGAAAATAGAGCAATATCACCGGGTGATTAAACAGGTTTGTCATATTGAAAAGTTTCAAGTAAGACGATCTAAACTGATTTTGAATCATATTTTTTCAGCCTTGATGGCCTACGTTGAGATACAAAAGAACCAGTTTGAGCGGATCTTTGAAAATATATATCGTTGGCAGAAGAAATTATTTAGACCAATGATCAAAAACTTCATTGATGACTTTATTCTCGATAAAAATCATCTGCTACCACAGAGAATCTATAAGTAATAGTGCGTAAGTCCTAATTTATTAATTAACTAAAAAAATCCTCATTACTGATTGAAAGTTTCTCTGATTCTTTTTCTTTTAAATTATCCTGCTTAATAAGCTCTTTTTCTTTTAAATTATTCTGCTTAACAGGCTCTTTTTCTTTTAAATTATCCTGCTTAACAGGCTCTTTTTCTTTTAAATTATCCTGCTTAACAGGCTCTTTTTCTTTTAAATTATTCTGCTTAACAGGCTCTTTTTCTTTTAAATTATTCTGCTTAACAGGCTCTTTTTCTTTTAAATTTGGCTCTTCGTTAAAAGTATTTTGCTGATCAATGATATTAGGTCTTTCTTTAATCTGTTGGTTTTCTTCAATAAAATTATCCTCTTCAATCTCTTGATTTTCTTCAATAAAATTATCTTCTCCAATCTCTTGGTTTCCTTCAACTGATATTTCTTCTAATTGCTGTACTGAAGTATTTGATGAAGTTAGTTTCAAATAACTACCAATAATGACGAATAAAAAAATTATAAATAATGATGATAGAAAAATATGTTTATTATCTTTAGCAGATTTCTTAGCATCTTCTCGGGCATCATGTTCTGCCTTTTCTCTAGCAGATTTCTTAGCATCTTCTCGGGCATCATGTTCTGCCTTTTCTCTAGCAGATTTCTTAGCATCTTCTCGGGCATCATGTTCTGCCTTTTCTCTAGCAGATTTCTTAGCATCTTCTCGGGCATCATGTTCTGCCTTTTCTCTAGAAAATTTTTCACCTTGAGACTTTGAACTATATTGCGATTCTTGTTTTTTTTTAAAAGTGATAAATGATCTCAATTGTTCATCATACTCAGACCTTTTTATCTCACTCAATAATATATCTTTTATTTCATTCAAAAATTTCATTTTGTCTTCAGCATCATGTGCTTTGTAGCGATCTGGATGAAATTTTTGAGCCAGCTTTCTATAAGCATATTTTATTTCTTGACTAGAAGCCTGATTAGATACATTCAGAAATTGGTAATAGTCAATCATTGTTAAAACTTATATCTGAAAAAAAACTAATTTTTTCAAAATTTTAACAAATTAGATAGACCATTTTTTCAAAAAACTACTAAAAGATGATACTGATTAAACCTACTAAAAATATTTCTCTAACGGTTGTATCTCAGCTCTTTTAGGTTAGATTTTAGGAATTAAATGATCAAAAGCCTGTTTCAAATAATAACTAAAGATAAAAATTGAGTATAAAAAATTTAATATTTGATATTAAATAATTTTTTTTTATAATTCAGATAAAATTTTCTATATTTGAAAAAAATGGTAATTCTTAGTGTTGGAGTAATTATTTATCAAATAATTATTTTTATTATTGTTACTGCATCTGGTAAAAGAGGGAGATGGATAGTTACTCCTATCGCCTGCTTATGGACCATCACTCATGTCTTTTTCCCACCCTTAATGATTCTACAGTTTTGTGTTATAGCATTTGCATTTGCTTGTGCGGGAGTCTAGAAACCGCTCATTTAACATAATGGCGGTTATACGAAGTACACTTGTATATTAATTGAAATATCAACTGCTTAAAAATTTAATCCTGATCACAAAAACCACAAAAAGCCGATTTTGAAACAAGTCGGCTTTTTTATGAGCGGTTTTGATACTTCTTGCCAATAATTTTGTTTAAAAAGTAGTCAATTTTTCGGTTTTTCCAATGTTCTCAACGTCCCAGGATCTAAAATTATCCCCATTTCCTGCGGATAAACCTGGGACAGTTTTTAGCCGGTCTTGTACGCATTTGCTTACGTCAATTACGGCCCTTTGCGCCTGTACGACCTGGCTGCAATTTCCTATGATGGATTCATCAGGAACAGGAAGTTCCACACAATAATAAGAACATAGATACGCACAAGGACTGTAAGGTACGACAGGAGTTATACCGAGTGAACCCATACGAAAAACCCCGGCAGGATGCTGGGGTTTTTTATTGTTTAAATGGTTTTTCTAACATGTTCTGTTATTCCCAAGTAGAAATGTCCTACCTAATAACCAAATAGAAATGTCCTATATGGACATTTCCAAGTCAAGCACAGGATTCAGATTTCTTTGTTGAACTGCTGTTTTCTGTGCACGTCTGCTTGGCATCTTTTGAGAACGATTACGTTTGTTTTGCTGTTCTAATTCTTCATGCTGTTGCTGGATATGAGCCAAGACTGAACTCAAACGTTTATTCTCAACAATCTCTCGCTGGTTCAGCTGACTTAATTTATCGAAGATACTGTAATTGATCTTCCGGCCTTTGTGCATGATAGCTACAGTACCATCCGGGTATTCCAGAAACTCAAGATATTTACCGATTAGCTTCTGATTTTCTTCTGTCTTCTCCAGGAGATATACGCATTTATCATAAGTAATGGTCAGGCTATTGGTGACTCTGCGGGGTTCACGCCAGGTAAAAATATCATCTAATTGCTCAGCTGTTTCGGTGACAGAGCGGTGTAGATCCTTGGGATTAAAAGCCATCTTTGTAAACTTGAGATTGAACTGCTCGATAAAACAGGGCAACCACTGATTCGCATCTGCAATCGAACTGATACCTTCCAGGCGCATCTCCTTGATCAGACGGTCCTGAAGGGTTCTGTTGGCACGTTCCACACGGCCTTTGGCCTGGGGTGAGTTAGCGAAGATGATATCGATATTGAGGGTACTGAGTACGCGTCCAAATTGCGTAATCTTGGTGTCTTTCTTGCTGCTTTGATTCACTCTAAAGACTGAATGTTTGTCGCTGTAAAACGCCAATGGCTTACCGTGCTGTTCGACATACAGGCGTGTCGAAATCATATAGTCAAAGGCTGATTCTGATTCACAGAAGCGTAAATGCTGTAATTTGCCTGTGGCATCATCAATAAACACCAGCAGACAGCATTTAGCAGCGCGTCCTTCGAACCAGTCATGGTGAGAGCCATCAATCTGGATCAGTTCACCATAACAATCCCGGTTATATCGAGGCTGATATGGGCGTTTCAGGCGCTTGGAGCGAGGAATCCACAAATCGGCTGCAATCATCCAGCAACGCAGGGTTTCTACTGAAAGATCGAATCCATGCACGGTGGTGAGCTTTTCATGCGCTAAAGTGGGTCCGAAACCATGCAGTTGGTCAGAAACAATATTGAGGCACTTGAGTCTGAGTTCTTCAGGAAGCCTGGAATTGCTGGATTGGCCACGACCGGCATGGGCTAATGCAGCTGGGCCTTGAGCTTTATATTTCTGCAGTAAGCGTCTGATCTGACGTTCTGAAATATGAAGTAGCTGAGCAGCCTGGGATTGAGTTATGCGTTGATCGCAGATTTCCTGCAAGATCGACAATCGTTTAAGTTCTTTATCCGACATAGACACCAACATATCAAACCGTCCGCTTCAATAATCGCAAAAGTGCATATTCTAAAAGCGGACATTTTTACTTTGGAGAAACCGGACATTTCTATAAAGAGCTTTAATTTGATTCTGTGAAGGGGTAATCCCCCCCTAAAATTTTTGCAGTGACAACAAAAGGAAAACGCTTTGAAGTACCTGCAATTGTTGAAGTTGCAAAGTAGTTTTTATTTAACATAAAATCTCATATACGAAATTCGGGTGTTAGAACCCATTAAAAGTGTACTCATCAGTACACTTTGAAATTTTGATATAAAAAATTTAACATGAAATCTCATATACGAAATTCCGTTGTAAGCCTCAAATAGAAATGTCCTGTCTTAAAATTTGATCGTGGATCTGACTTTTGAAATGAACAAATCAATCGAATTTTGATTCCTGGAAAAGTCTA is from Acinetobacter sp. CS-2 and encodes:
- a CDS encoding transposase, whose translation is MIRRIKHASTATCTLPIYMGFLMTEPNSISCTQLAETYNISHDSVNRFLEREDYTPHDLYQESIQHIDNNKLIVSIDDTVLDKPYSQHMDLVSYFWSGKHHRSVKGINLITLYATDRNGQNIPINFRIYDKSESKTKNDYFMDMLSEVLSWGAKIQFITGDSWYSSTGNLKTIRKYGIRFMFGIDCNRKVSPEKGQWFQLRLLPDFHQGQVIWLKDFGFVQLFKTQLKEQQRFYIVHQDEDDLLSFEGFHELHSSHWKIEQYHRVIKQVCHIEKFQVRRSKLILNHIFSALMAYVEIQKNQFERIFENIYRWQKKLFRPMIKNFIDDFILDKNHLLPQRIYK
- a CDS encoding J domain-containing protein — encoded protein: MIDYYQFLNVSNQASSQEIKYAYRKLAQKFHPDRYKAHDAEDKMKFLNEIKDILLSEIKRSEYDEQLRSFITFKKKQESQYSSKSQGEKFSREKAEHDAREDAKKSAREKAEHDAREDAKKSAREKAEHDAREDAKKSAREKAEHDAREDAKKSAKDNKHIFLSSLFIIFLFVIIGSYLKLTSSNTSVQQLEEISVEGNQEIGEDNFIEENQEIEEDNFIEENQQIKERPNIIDQQNTFNEEPNLKEKEPVKQNNLKEKEPVKQNNLKEKEPVKQDNLKEKEPVKQDNLKEKEPVKQNNLKEKELIKQDNLKEKESEKLSISNEDFFS
- a CDS encoding ISNCY family transposase, which gives rise to MSDKELKRLSILQEICDQRITQSQAAQLLHISERQIRRLLQKYKAQGPAALAHAGRGQSSNSRLPEELRLKCLNIVSDQLHGFGPTLAHEKLTTVHGFDLSVETLRCWMIAADLWIPRSKRLKRPYQPRYNRDCYGELIQIDGSHHDWFEGRAAKCCLLVFIDDATGKLQHLRFCESESAFDYMISTRLYVEQHGKPLAFYSDKHSVFRVNQSSKKDTKITQFGRVLSTLNIDIIFANSPQAKGRVERANRTLQDRLIKEMRLEGISSIADANQWLPCFIEQFNLKFTKMAFNPKDLHRSVTETAEQLDDIFTWREPRRVTNSLTITYDKCVYLLEKTEENQKLIGKYLEFLEYPDGTVAIMHKGRKINYSIFDKLSQLNQREIVENKRLSSVLAHIQQQHEELEQQNKRNRSQKMPSRRAQKTAVQQRNLNPVLDLEMSI